One window of the Gambusia affinis linkage group LG13, SWU_Gaff_1.0, whole genome shotgun sequence genome contains the following:
- the agpat5 gene encoding 1-acyl-sn-glycerol-3-phosphate acyltransferase epsilon — protein MLLSLVVHTYSLRYWFPATIMLGTAPAYLLSWGVWRLLSTVLPARFYHKLDDRLYCIYQSMILFFFENYTGVEIIIYGDIPKNKENVIYLSNHQCTADWIIADMLAIRQSAIGHVRYVLKDGLKWLPLYGWYFSQHGGVFVKRSAKFNEKAMKRKLLSQTQCGAPMYLVIFPEGTRYNPELKNVITDSQKFAEREGLAVLKHTLTPRVKASHLAVDIMNESLDAVYDVTVAYEGTLDDSGQRKPAPSMAEFLCKECPRIHIHFDRVDIKGIPLEPELFRRWMHKRFEMKDRMLTDFYESEDPDKKCRFPGEGRISSLNLSKSLPSALILGGLTLPMLLTENGRKLYVRTWVYGTLLGWLWVNISP, from the exons ATGCTGCTCTCTCTTGTTGTGCACACATACTCGCTGCGGTACTGGTTTCCTGCCACCATAATGCTGGGTACAGCCCCAGCATATCTTCTGTCATGGGGAGTCTGGCGCTTACTTTCCACCGTCTTACCAGCAAGGTTTTACCATAAATTAGACGACCGACTATACTGCATTTACCAGAGCATGATCCTGTTCTTCTTTGAAAACTATACAGGGGTTGAG ATAATTATATATGGAGATATACCAAAGAATAAAGAGAACGTCATCTACCTTTCTAATCATCAATGCACAG CTGACTGGATTATCGCCGACATGCTGGCCATCAGACAGAGTGCCATCGGTCATGTCAGATACGTCCTAAAAGATGGACTCAAGTGGCTCCCGTTGTACGGCTGGTATTTTTCACAG caTGGGGGAGTCTTTGTGAAAAGAAGTGCAAAGTTTAATGAAAAGGCCATGAAGAGGAAGCTTCTCAGTCAGACTCAATGTGGAGCTCCA ATGTACCTTGTCATTTTTCCCGAAGGAACTCGGTATAATCCAGAGCTGAAGAATGTTATCACCGACAGTCAGAAGTTTGCTGAGAGAGAAG GACTGGCTGTTCTGAAGCACACTCTCACGCCCAGGGTGAAGGCGTCTCACCTCGCCGTTGACATCATGAATGAAAGTCTGGACGCCGTATATGACGTCACAGTAGCTTATGAGGGAACGCTGGACGACTCCGGTCAGAGGAAACCCGCACCTTCGATGGCAG AATTCCTATGCAAGGAATGTCCCCGCATCCACATCCACTTCGACCGCGTGGACATCAAGGGAATCCCATTAGAGCCCGAGCTTTTCCGCAGGTGGATGCACAAGCGCTTCGAAATGAAGGACCG GATGTTGACAGATTTCTACGAGTCAGAGGATCCGGACAAAAAGTGCAGATTCCCCGGCGAGGGCAGAATCTCTTCGCTGAACCTCTCCAAGTCCCTTCCCTCTGCGCTCATTTTGGGAGGGCTAACACTGCCAATGCTGCTGACGGAGAACGGCAGAAAACTTTACGTGAGAACCTGGGTTTACGGGACGCTTCTGGGCTGGCTCTGGGTGAACATTTCTCCCTAA
- the tmem14a gene encoding transmembrane protein 14A encodes MDWIAFGYAAAIIFGGFMGYKRKGSVMSLIAGLVFGGLSAYGAYNVSNDPKDILVLLASSGLLAVIMGMRYKKSGKLMPAGIMTGLSLLMVFRLLLRTIM; translated from the exons ATGGACTGGATTGCTTTCGGCTATGCTGCAGCCATCATTTTTGGTGGATTTATGGGATATAAGAGAAAAG GCAGCGTGATGTCCCTGATTGCTGGTTTAGTTTTTGGTGGATTATCTGCGTATGGAGCCTATAACGTCTCCAATGATCCAAAAGATATCCTGGTGCTGTTGG CCTCGTCTGGGTTGCTGGCAGTTATCATGGGAATGAGATACAAGAAATCAGGGAAATTAATGCCAGCGGGGATTATGACGGGGCTAAG tTTGCTGATGGTGTTTCGCCTGTTGCTTCGGACCATAATGTAA